In Helianthus annuus cultivar XRQ/B chromosome 3, HanXRQr2.0-SUNRISE, whole genome shotgun sequence, a single window of DNA contains:
- the LOC110932338 gene encoding uncharacterized protein LOC110932338 encodes MAFILFLLFSFLLHGAQAEIICENLPIGLCSFSIASSGKRCVLENNVQDNGNMEYQCNSSEIFVKDMNEWIENDECLNACGLHRKTVGISSDSLLEPYFLARLCSDLCYKNCPNIVDLYHNLAIGEGVFLANLCEVNSKMPRRVMTSSGAVSAAADGPISMAEAPTSI; translated from the exons atgGCATTCATTCTCTTCCTTTTATTTTCATTCCTTCTCCATGGAGCTCAAGCTGAGATCATTTGCGAGAATTTGCCGATTGGCTTGTGCTCTTTCTCGATCGCGTCTTCAGGAAAACGATGTGTCCTAGAGAACAATGTACAAGACAACGGGAACATGGAATACCAGTGCAATTCCTCAGAGATTTTTGTTAAAGACATGAACGAATGGATCGAGAATGATGAGTGCTTGAACGCGTGCGGGCTTCACAGGAAGACAGTTGGAATCTCTTCTGACTCCCTCCTCGAGCCATATTTCCTTGCCAGACTTTGCTCCGATTTGTGCTACAAGAACTGCCCCAACATTGTGGATCTCTATCACAACCTAGCTATAGGAGAAG GTGTATTTCTTGCAAACCTATGTGAAGTGAATAGCAAGATGCCACGCCGTGTGATGACTAGTTCTGGAGCCGTTTCTGCTGCTGCAGATGGTCCGATTTCTATGGCAGAAGCTCCTACTTCCATCTGA